In a single window of the Bradyrhizobium sp. ORS 285 genome:
- a CDS encoding PDR/VanB family oxidoreductase, translating to MSDSLHTVVVAKKAIEAHNMASFELIPADDQPLPGFTPGSHIDVTLPNGLTRQYSLLNSAAERNRYCIGVWKDANSRGGSKALHLDINEGDKLQVSRPRNRFKIPKDTKRALLVARGIGVTPMLSIADTLKAKGIPFELHYLFALMSPDSFRGTIEASPFAEDTRYYKEATEDNQLLKAADLLADRPDDTQLFICGVDWWMDPIIALAKQKGFAEERVHVERFTAKAAAALLDKVFDVTIKSTGATFKIPGDKTVTAFLEENGVKIATSCEQGMCGTCKTRVVEGDIDHRDKRLSAAQRAEGYFLPCVSRAKGDRLVLDL from the coding sequence ATGTCCGACAGCCTGCACACCGTTGTCGTGGCCAAAAAGGCCATCGAGGCGCACAACATGGCCTCGTTCGAGCTCATCCCGGCGGATGATCAGCCGCTGCCGGGGTTCACGCCGGGCAGCCACATCGACGTGACGCTACCGAACGGATTGACGCGGCAATATTCGCTGCTGAACAGCGCCGCCGAGCGCAACCGCTACTGCATCGGCGTGTGGAAGGATGCCAACAGCCGCGGCGGCTCCAAGGCGCTGCATCTCGACATCAACGAGGGCGACAAACTGCAGGTCAGCCGCCCGCGCAACCGCTTCAAGATTCCGAAGGACACCAAGCGCGCCCTGCTGGTCGCGCGCGGCATAGGCGTGACGCCGATGCTGTCGATCGCCGACACGCTGAAGGCGAAGGGTATCCCGTTCGAGCTGCACTACCTGTTCGCGCTGATGTCGCCGGACTCCTTCCGCGGCACCATCGAGGCCTCTCCGTTCGCCGAGGATACGAGATACTACAAGGAAGCGACCGAGGACAATCAGCTGCTGAAGGCGGCCGATCTGCTCGCCGACCGCCCGGACGACACCCAGCTGTTCATCTGCGGCGTCGACTGGTGGATGGATCCGATCATCGCCCTCGCCAAGCAGAAGGGCTTTGCCGAGGAGCGCGTTCACGTCGAGCGCTTCACCGCGAAGGCTGCCGCCGCGCTGCTCGACAAGGTGTTCGACGTCACCATCAAGAGCACCGGCGCCACGTTCAAAATTCCCGGCGACAAGACCGTCACCGCGTTCCTCGAGGAGAACGGCGTCAAGATCGCGACCTCCTGCGAACAGGGCATGTGCGGCACCTGCAAGACCCGGGTTGTCGAGGGCGACATCGATCACCGCGACAAGCGGCTGTCCGCCGCACAACGCGCCGAAGGCTATTTCCTGCCCTGCGTGTCGCGCGCCAAGGGCGACCGGCTGGTGCTGGATCTGTAG
- a CDS encoding nitroreductase family protein: MSVPSSSAAEMPAAADVALAYHARTKHSLKRYAAGPETLDWDAQPNPFREFAGCRRTDLPLTSDRLAASFAEAYDGTAPVQPLTIDNVALLLELSFGLSAWKEYGPDRWALRCNPSSGNLHPTEAYVIAESVSGLGDGLHHYVSRDHVLEQRCARGTASPGAPRLWLGLSSIHWREAWKYGERAFRYCQLDLGHALGAISYAAAALGWRANVVDGLDSAALGALMGLDRSGDFAAAEAEDGDVLVAIAPRDAAPASPDLPPPYTMDDNWTGTANRLDRHPLYRWPVIPEVSAATAGAAQDAAAPLLPDTPRTARSTARAADLILGRRSAQRFDSRYTMDADAFHRLLDALLPRAAPPWDAWPYAARLHPLLFVHRVDGLTPGLYALPRSREAEASLRRALRPDFDWRRVASAPDHLPLFHLLPTDSRGVIRTASCHQAIAGDSCFAVAMLAEFAPLVGDNPWRYRQLHWEAGLIGHVLYLEAEAAGLRGTGIGCYFDDSVHEMLGVVGDQLQTLYHFTVGRPLTDDRITTLPAYPGRTRHEAGVLP; the protein is encoded by the coding sequence ATGTCCGTGCCATCGTCCTCGGCAGCGGAGATGCCGGCTGCCGCCGACGTCGCGCTCGCCTATCACGCCCGCACCAAGCACAGCCTGAAGCGCTATGCGGCCGGGCCGGAGACGCTGGACTGGGATGCGCAGCCGAACCCGTTCCGTGAGTTCGCGGGCTGCAGGCGCACCGATCTGCCGCTGACCTCGGATCGCCTCGCAGCGAGCTTTGCCGAGGCCTATGACGGCACGGCGCCGGTCCAGCCGCTCACCATCGACAATGTCGCGCTGCTGCTGGAATTGTCGTTCGGGCTGTCGGCGTGGAAAGAATATGGCCCCGATCGCTGGGCCCTGCGCTGCAATCCTTCGAGCGGCAATCTGCATCCGACCGAGGCCTATGTCATCGCGGAGAGTGTCAGCGGACTCGGCGACGGGCTGCATCATTATGTCAGCCGCGATCACGTGCTGGAGCAGCGTTGCGCCCGCGGCACGGCATCGCCAGGCGCGCCGAGGCTGTGGCTCGGCCTGTCCTCGATCCATTGGCGCGAGGCGTGGAAATATGGCGAGCGCGCCTTCCGCTACTGCCAGCTCGACCTCGGCCACGCGCTCGGCGCGATCAGCTACGCGGCCGCTGCACTCGGCTGGCGCGCAAATGTCGTCGATGGCCTGGATAGCGCAGCGCTCGGCGCCCTCATGGGTCTCGATCGCAGTGGAGATTTCGCCGCCGCCGAAGCGGAGGACGGCGATGTTCTGGTCGCCATCGCACCGCGCGATGCCGCGCCTGCAAGTCCCGATCTGCCGCCGCCGTATACGATGGACGACAACTGGACCGGCACCGCGAACCGGCTCGACCGTCATCCGCTCTATCGCTGGCCCGTGATCCCCGAGGTCAGTGCGGCCACGGCCGGAGCTGCGCAGGATGCGGCCGCACCGCTCCTGCCTGATACGCCGCGTACGGCGCGATCGACGGCGCGCGCAGCCGATCTCATTCTCGGCCGCCGCAGCGCGCAGCGGTTCGATTCGAGGTACACGATGGATGCAGATGCGTTCCATCGCTTGCTCGACGCGCTGCTGCCGCGTGCCGCACCGCCCTGGGACGCCTGGCCCTACGCAGCACGGCTGCATCCGCTGTTGTTCGTACACAGGGTCGACGGCCTGACGCCCGGCCTGTATGCGCTGCCCCGCAGCCGCGAGGCGGAGGCCAGCCTGCGCCGCGCGCTGCGCCCCGATTTCGACTGGCGGCGGGTCGCGAGCGCGCCGGATCATCTGCCGCTGTTTCATCTGCTGCCGACCGACAGCCGCGGCGTGATCCGCACCGCGAGCTGCCACCAGGCGATCGCCGGCGACAGCTGCTTTGCCGTGGCGATGCTGGCCGAGTTCGCGCCGCTCGTCGGCGACAATCCGTGGCGCTATCGCCAGCTGCATTGGGAAGCCGGCCTGATCGGCCATGTGCTGTATCTCGAAGCGGAGGCGGCCGGCCTGCGCGGCACCGGCATCGGCTGCTATTTCGACGACTCCGTGCACGAGATGCTCGGTGTCGTCGGCGATCAGTTGCAGACGCTCTATCACTTCACCGTCGGCCGTCCGCTGACGGATGACCGGATCACGACGCTGCCGGCGTATCCGGGCCGCACACGCCATGAAGCAGGAGTTCTGCCATGA
- a CDS encoding ankyrin repeat domain-containing protein: protein MLRFDVRDQASFNAAHMAGAQHLTQRNLSELITGTTKRTPILIYCYHGNASQEYAQTFSDFGFMEVYSLDGGYEAWRQRFPATSGAADVSSTLAAWLVAQGFPADAVDATIANRTTPLMKAAHLGNVAIIRELLAAGADIAATNADGNNALWLACVGRHLAAIDALVEAGIDLDNSNDNGATALMYASSSGKAEVVAHLLAKGADIGAETLDGFSALDMAASLECLTLLRQAAKAAAQSKPEMRP from the coding sequence GTGCTGCGCTTCGACGTCCGCGACCAGGCTTCGTTCAATGCCGCTCACATGGCCGGCGCGCAGCATCTCACCCAGCGCAATCTCTCGGAGCTGATCACCGGCACGACCAAACGCACGCCGATCCTGATCTACTGCTATCATGGCAACGCCAGCCAAGAGTACGCCCAGACCTTCTCCGATTTCGGCTTCATGGAGGTCTACAGCCTCGACGGCGGCTATGAGGCGTGGCGGCAGCGCTTTCCCGCGACGAGCGGTGCGGCGGACGTGAGTTCGACATTGGCGGCCTGGCTGGTGGCCCAGGGCTTTCCGGCAGATGCGGTCGACGCCACCATCGCCAACCGGACCACGCCGCTGATGAAAGCCGCGCATCTCGGCAACGTTGCCATCATCCGCGAGCTGCTCGCGGCAGGCGCCGACATCGCGGCCACGAATGCGGACGGCAATAACGCGCTGTGGCTCGCCTGCGTCGGCCGGCATCTCGCGGCGATCGACGCGCTGGTCGAGGCCGGCATCGATCTCGACAACAGCAACGACAACGGCGCGACCGCGCTGATGTATGCGTCCTCGTCCGGCAAGGCCGAGGTGGTCGCGCATCTCCTAGCCAAGGGCGCCGACATCGGCGCCGAGACGCTGGACGGCTTCTCCGCGCTCGACATGGCCGCCTCGCTCGAGTGCCTGACGCTGCTGCGACAGGCCGCGAAGGCGGCAGCGCAGTCCAAGCCCGAGATGCGGCCATGA
- a CDS encoding Rieske 2Fe-2S domain-containing protein: MTQREPEVYVICPTASIAKGEAKAFSLSRIGDNGEARPFPIVIIHTATGGFVGYVNTCPHDGKWLNIGSGQFFNAEHTLLRCGRHGATFEIDTGLCNAGGCEGQSLEPIALAVIDGDICLCGVALVEDVSFPDPFDDLDETMEIMIHPD; the protein is encoded by the coding sequence ATGACGCAGCGTGAGCCGGAAGTCTACGTCATCTGTCCGACCGCCAGCATCGCCAAAGGCGAGGCCAAGGCGTTCAGCCTGTCGCGCATCGGCGACAATGGCGAGGCGCGGCCGTTTCCGATCGTGATCATCCACACCGCCACGGGCGGCTTCGTCGGCTATGTCAACACCTGCCCGCATGACGGCAAATGGCTGAACATCGGCAGCGGCCAGTTCTTCAATGCCGAGCACACGCTGCTCCGCTGCGGCCGCCACGGCGCGACCTTCGAGATCGACACTGGCCTCTGCAATGCAGGCGGCTGCGAGGGCCAGAGCCTCGAGCCGATCGCGCTCGCCGTCATCGACGGCGACATCTGCCTCTGCGGCGTCGCGCTGGTCGAGGATGTCAGCTTCCCCGATCCGTTCGACGATCTCGACGAGACCATGGAGATCATGATCCACCCGGATTGA
- a CDS encoding glutathione S-transferase family protein, protein MKFYMTPGSCSTGIHIILEELEEVFEAYIVNLPAGDNFKPDYVAINPKSTIPALVRPDGSVLTEVPAIAYWLGRSRPRARLWPSELETETRLLEAMTYIAGTVHGHGFARIFATPTFSRNEADQESVRALGRNIVVKGFAILSRMLGEQPYLGGDFSVADPILFYVEFWADKTDIALPANLLAHYRRMLASPVVQRVLREEGYNPATLGRATE, encoded by the coding sequence ATGAAGTTCTACATGACGCCGGGCTCGTGCTCGACCGGCATCCACATCATCCTCGAAGAGCTCGAGGAGGTGTTCGAGGCTTACATCGTCAACCTGCCGGCCGGCGATAATTTCAAGCCGGACTACGTCGCGATCAATCCGAAATCGACGATCCCCGCTCTGGTGCGGCCGGATGGCAGCGTGCTGACCGAGGTGCCCGCGATCGCCTATTGGCTCGGCCGCTCGCGGCCGCGCGCCAGGCTGTGGCCGTCCGAACTCGAAACCGAGACGCGGCTGCTGGAGGCAATGACCTACATCGCCGGCACCGTGCACGGCCATGGCTTCGCGCGCATCTTCGCCACGCCGACCTTCAGCCGCAACGAGGCCGACCAGGAGTCGGTGCGCGCGCTCGGCCGCAACATCGTCGTGAAGGGCTTTGCGATCCTGAGCCGGATGCTCGGCGAGCAGCCTTATCTCGGCGGCGACTTCTCGGTCGCCGATCCGATCCTGTTCTATGTCGAATTCTGGGCCGACAAGACCGACATCGCCCTGCCCGCCAATCTGCTGGCGCACTACCGGCGGATGCTGGCCAGCCCGGTCGTGCAGCGGGTGCTGCGCGAGGAAGGGTACAATCCGGCGACGCTGGGGCGGGCGACCGAA